acacacacacacatttaaatgaaagctCAAAATAAAATGGGGTTGgccataataatatatatatatatataatatatatatatataaaacataaacttTAGTGTTATTAATAGCTCCATATCAGTTCCATACTTAGGCTTCATGACTCCAGTGTCTTAATTTTACAGAATGTCTTACAATTTGCTAATGAGGTTTTGCATTTAACACATACATTGTCTATGCATTTACAAATTCCACAGGTTCTCTCTATATCTAAAATATCCTTCATCACACCCAtgggcagcagcagcaacacagTCTTCTTAAAGGGTTCTTCTTCCTATATCTGACGGCCATTTTAAATTTCTCATTACAAGCCATCACATAGTCCTGAGTCTTCTCTAAATTGGCCTGGATATTGTTAATTTGATCTCCTTGCTCTTCCACAAGCATGAACACATCTAGAAAGAGTTCTCTCAGATCCTTCATGTTGCTCTCAAGGGTGATCAGTTCTTTGTGGCGCTGCTCTATCTCAGATAACTGTGTGCGAGTGATCTTGACATCCACCAAGATGTTCTCATTGAAAACATCCCACTTACCCTGCTCGACCATATTTTCTACTTCTTCCTCTGATACCTCTCGGCCAGAGATCTCCAGCTGCCTGATGATGAACTGCTTGCATTTGTCTTGTTTGCTTAGGAGCGAGTCATTGTACAGACGCATGACCTCCTGGAACCGCCGAAAGAGTGCATCATGCTGAGCATGCTGGATCCTGGCTGTGGCAGCTGATGCCCCCAGTTCAGTCTCAGTGAGCTTTGCCTGCTTTGATAGGGCATCAAGCTTCTTACGTATGTTCTCAGCCTGCAGCTTGATGTCCCGAGTGAGGCTGCTCTCTTTTTTCATGACGCTGAGACGCCGCATGGTGGCCACAAAGTTTCTTTGGTGCTGACTGAACTTCTTAACCTCAGCCTCCAGGTCTCCAAGGCTGTCACGAACACGTTTGGCCTCATCCAGGAAGTTCTCTAGCACAGGCTCAGTCTCAAAAATCACAGCTTGTGGCCAGTGATCAATGAAGGACACTGGCTCATCCTCTTCATTTTGGGTGAAAGAGTGATCTTCATGATTTCGCTGATTTGCTTTGATCTGCAGACGCAGCTCTTCTAAACGATCCTTCATGACTAAAGCTCAGAGAAGAAGACTTTGGACATAAcaggtgatgatggtgttggtgttCTATAATAAATCAAAGAAAATCTCAGTCAAAGATATGTTCCTGAtgacaatataaacaatatacacacacatatacgaacacacacacatatatatatatataaagtctacCGATATTTGTAAAGAACATGTATATCAAGTCTTTCATTTTCAAAGACttttacaaatctttttttttcctgtgatgGAATGATTAGAACACTTACATTACAATTTATTACAGGTCTTCTggaaatgtgacaaaaatatgCTAGgtcaaaacacatacacacacacacacacacacacacacacacacacacacacacacacattatatacacataggTCTTTCACTGTACAAGTTGTCATcccaaaaaaagtttatttttatttttgttttgttgcttaaCTCGTTATACAATCAAAGAATTTACTTTTACTCAAAGCTGTTGATTCTGGTAACTATAGCGTGTATTCACCATAATTACACATCTGGATGCGTTAGATTAGGAGACATTTCTTACtatttatattaaagaaattttttttacctaaaaaaacttcactgggattttttttcttacacttACCTAAGCATTTGTGATGGAAAGCAATAGAATTTCTTACACAACTGAATTGAGtattagtgtactgtatattgactTACTAGATGGATCTTAAACAGTGAAGACTGCTGATATTTTTCCTGTATATGTGTAGCTCCTCCACTGCTTTGTAAgcctattaaataaattattataaatgtttaatgtttagttCTATATTGTTTTGATTAAATTCACTATCACTCTGTCTACAAAGCATTATTTTGTCAGAGGTAGTGAAAGTACTACAACTCTTTACTCAATTAAATCTGCAGTTAGGCTTCTTGCCTCCAGAAATATATACAGCTTAAAATTCACTCAAGTTAAATTAGAAAACTTTAttaataagtgaaaaaaaaagtgtatgaaAGGCTACGGCTAAATAACTGAATGTTTATTCCTAATCTTTTGAATGTTAGTTAGCACAATAATAACTCTGCTGAAACAAATGCGAATAGCTAGCTGTTCCAGTTTTTCACAAATAAACATgtcttaataaatataatatgtaatcaTAAAATACAGTCAAAAGTAAAAACTTTTTAGATATATAGTAAGCAAATATCAAAAGTATTAGCTGAAAGAAATCTCAAAATACTTTCTCAAAATACCAAactaatgtacagtaataaaataattatagtcCGTCCCATAGTATATCATCTTCACACTGGTCTGTcgaaatgttaaaatgtttgtatgtcagaacacacaggagatatacatgaaatatatttaaatcctaaattttatttatagaatattAAGGTTAAATTCAAGCCTTAAACATAAATTAAACTGCATGTATATTCTTATGAATATTTTTGTGGACAAATGAGTTCTTTGATTTGTTTAGTATAATTTCttgattattttaatagaaTGAATCAAGAAATTCTCATATAATATGTGTGGCTAATACAATACACCAGCATGCACAATAGTCTCCCAATGTAGAAAAAGATATGATGCTTTTGGACATGGtgtattgtatttaattatatcCTGGAAGCCTAGATAAAGAAATGTCAAAATATATAGTCATTTAATTGTGTCATATGTATATGATTATATTTAGGATGCAAAATCTTTCTGTTTCTGCTATGTATCTCTTTTGACAGAAATATCTAAATACCCTATCTTTAAACTATTTTAGTTCAATCAGTATTAACTGTATTTGTAAACGTATTtggtatataatattttataggaTTTGTTCCTCTCCCAGCTTACCTCTTCTGCTGGAGTGCCAGGAGGATTGAATGACGCTGCATCATGAGTCCATAGAGAGAACAGAATATCCTAACACTTGATTCTTCAGAGTAATTCTCCAATTCAGGCTGGATATAAAGCAACGAACAGGAATAAAACTCCTTCAGCTTCTGTTAGTCTCAGATCCACAGTACAGACTCCTGGGAATTCTGGCAGAGCTAGTTTGCTAC
The genomic region above belongs to Tachysurus vachellii isolate PV-2020 chromosome 8, HZAU_Pvac_v1, whole genome shotgun sequence and contains:
- the stx19 gene encoding syntaxin-19 translates to MKDRLEELRLQIKANQRNHEDHSFTQNEEDEPVSFIDHWPQAVIFETEPVLENFLDEAKRVRDSLGDLEAEVKKFSQHQRNFVATMRRLSVMKKESSLTRDIKLQAENIRKKLDALSKQAKLTETELGASAATARIQHAQHDALFRRFQEVMRLYNDSLLSKQDKCKQFIIRQLEISGREVSEEEVENMVEQGKWDVFNENILVDVKITRTQLSEIEQRHKELITLESNMKDLRELFLDVFMLVEEQGDQINNIQANLEKTQDYVMACNEKFKMAVRYRKKNPLRRLCCCCCPWV